A segment of the Labrus bergylta chromosome 11, fLabBer1.1, whole genome shotgun sequence genome:
GAAGCACGTAGGCATGATTTCAGAAGAAAGTAGATCTGTGAACAGACAAAGTCAGTCTATCACATTTAAcaagggttgttgtttttttatgactaTACACAGGTAAACCTTATTGTTCATTGTCAACCACTGTCTACTCAGCTGCTGTGCTTCATGTGGTGCAGACAATGCTGAAATTAGTGTCTGTTACTGTTCAGTCGCAGcatcctctgctctctctgtgcgatgacagtgttttaaaaaagtttttccCATAAAGTTTTCATGTAGCTGCATAccggaaaataaaaacacagacagtataataataaatctgTGACAGGCACTGATACTATCAGCCAACCAAAAATAGTTCAGGCTATACCAAATCCAACACATAGGCAATTCTGCTTGAAATAATGTGCtttcatgtactgtatgttcagCATTATTTAATAAAGCATGATGATTTCTTGATGTTTGAAGAGgtgacaaaataaagaaaagaaataccAGAAACGTGTTTCTCCTGAACCACTGAAGTGACAGTTGTACTACATACAGACAACTGTTTAGAAACCatatatttcttcttctgtggctCCTCTTTTTATCTGATAGATTTGTCTGGGAGTTTGTTTCCCTTATCTGAGATTTGTTATATGACCCAGCGAGGATGTCGGGGCACAGACATACAGGGTGCAGACAGGGCTCTTCCTCTGGCTTTTCCCTCTGCCAAACTGAGCACTGTTGGCAGGTGGAAGTGCCTGAAATAAATTACCGCAGCCTGTGTGGAGGGGCTGAGCAGAAGAAAACCCTGGCACTCAAGTGCCTTTGGGTTGTGGGGATGAAGCCAGCTTGAGGGGAAATCTATCCTATAAAAAGAGCCCCTAAATAGACATACACAAGTAGAAAGCAGATGCCAGAATGTCAATGGATGTGAAAGTGGTAGATTCTGTACAGTGTTAGGTGGATTGggtccttttttctgtttaccAATTTGGGCTGAAAATGTGATAAATTAACAATGCACTTGTCAAATACAAGTCATTTGTTTGGTGATATTTAGAAAAGGTCACATCATGTCTAATGTTAtcagcacacacagagaaaaaaatgcatactAAACTTGACTTCTAAACATTTTTTAGGGCTTTTTCTCGTTCAAGTGAAGTTGATTGAAACGGGTAAAACACTTGATAAAGCAGTTTCATATTCAAAATAAGTGTGAAGTTGTTAAGCAGTGTTATACTAAGCTCCACTGTACAGGGTTAAGGACTTTGTGCTGAGTTGTCACTTAAATAGCCCAACTTTTCTGAGTTCTTCTGTGCCAAGTTCCTGTTGGTGTAAAGAGatcaaataatgaaaaagatgtaaaaaaaaaaaagggacagttAATTGACATGAGACTTCAAGTACTCTCCCTCTTCACGTGTTTAGTGTTTAAACCTGAATTCCTGAACAAACACGGACATTCACAGATTTGTTAACAACGAtattaaaagagaaaagcagcaaatctGCACATTGGAGAAACTAAATTaaagtgagggggctgcacagggACTGGCACTCCAAGCAGTttggggttaggtgccttgctcgaGGGTACCCTGGTAGTGCTAATGATTTAAACCAGCACCTCTCCAGCATCCAGTTCCAATTCCAGACTTGGTCCAaatcgggacttgaaccagggaACCTCCCTGTTCCTGTGTCCCAAGTCTACAgttaaaacatcttttaaaaaaggcaCATTTTAACAGTGAGTCTACTGTAGTACAGATAAGCAGGGTGTTAAtagtgtttatgtgtgaaatgTAGCTTACTAAATTACAGCCTTTAACTTCATGACGCTACTTCCTCCTCTAAAAGACCCTGAGCTTACCACAGAAACCTAATAAAAAATTATAGAAGTGAGTCTGTGGGGAGGTTTTCTCTCATAAACTTTGACTAATTAGTTTTAGAGATTTGGCCTTTTGGTCTCAGAGGAAATTGCACACAGAGCAGATGTGGTGTGGCTGCAGCAGGTCACCCAGATTCACAGATAGATGTGTGTTGTGGGACTGAGGGTTTGTGTGGGACTCTTGATGCTGTTTTGCGCCGAGCTCTGCAGGATGTGTGAATGCAGGCCAGTGAATTGATGGCAGGGTAGGGGGCAGAGGGTTCCTGCAGAATCATAATACTCCCTCAGTCCTCGGACCACATTATCATGCTGTGTGCCTACACATAATTTCAGAAAGAAGTGCAGAACTCTGTTAACAAGAGGATTGTGCTGTGTTTGGCTCGGCACAAACAGTGAATGGAAAAGTGTCTGGAACAGGGAATTTATCATCGAGACAGACCAGCTGTTTGagtggaaagaaaagagagaagatgaATTTGAAGGAGACATACGGGGGAGTGGAGAGACTTCAGATGAGTGAAGAAACTTtgtcagggaggaggaggaggtgaccACGACCCAGCAGAGAAATGAAGAATGACACAATCACACATAGCAGCTGGAGCGTCTGCATGCTTAAGGAAGTCTCACTGCGCCTTTATAAGGACTGCAGTGAACACTCGGCGTGCctcatcattttctcttttcctgaTTGACTCTGTCACTCAGCACTTACTGTGTCTttatctcttctcctctgtggaCATATTCCATCAGTCACTCTGCCATGTAATCGAGGCCACTGTCCTACATGTGTTGCTGCCAGTGTCACAGCGACAATGAGGAATGATGAGTGCCAGAGGCCTGTTAGCTGTTGAACGAACTTCCTGTATTGAGAGGAAGATGACTGTAATTCCTCATAAAGCTGAGGTCACAAGTGTAAAAAAATGCAGTAGTTGGAGATAAACAGCTTGGTTGCCCTAACAAACAAAGCTGCTGTTAGCGCTGCAGACTTATGAAGGCCATaacattcagtttgttttgatcaaGGTTTGAGTTGTTGATCCAGCTTATGTTGATTTTGTGGATTTAGTTTTCAGAGATGTTCATTTCGACAGCACTGTATCTGTAACTGAAACTACAGAATTAGAAAGAAGCTTATTTACCTCAGAATATTTTATGATGATTTCTAGTTATAGGGTAATGGCTACTGAGTTTACATGTGGCCGTGTCGCCGATGTCAACCGCTGCATCGGTTCAACATCGGTATCGGCTGATATTGGCCTTGTTGACAGACATCGGGTATATTGgaaaataatgtggcatgaaccgAAGTCAGCAGTAGCCGATGTTGATTTGTTATGTCAAATCAATTGAATGCTGAATCAAGTACACttaactactgattcagagaagaggattttattGGGCAGATGACGTCACCTATTGAACAAACTCGTACTTGTTTTCaaagtcaaacatgagagaaaatggttggcattgtgggagtcttagactgaaagaagtcatgaaacaaacatcgtGTCAGAATCAGGAACTGACTAAATTGTTTTTTCaaacatcagttttttttttcatctctagTTTTTATCTATAATCATACACGGAGCACTGCAGGAACGACATCATGACATGCTGTAAACTATCCAACCATAGTTACAAGTTGACCACTAACCAACACAAAAAACTGATGGAGGCAAAGGTAGGTGATGGATCCTGAGCTGCATGAGCAGGACAGCACGACTCCTGTTTAAGGCATTTAAATGTGAGTTTTGAAGGTAAAACACACCACAACCATTTTGGCTGATAAAGGACTTCAGTCTGGCTCTGCACTGGAAAAATAGGAACAGTAGTTGGGCCGGAGAGTGTAGTTCAGGATTTGTGATATTAGAGGGCACAGTGGACAATGACTGTCCAATCAGGGCGATGCAATTGTTAGTGGGCCCAACCCTGCTGaccatcttgtttttctctggAATGCCTTCTTGTTGTTGTGAGTGGTATTTTGAGTGTCAAAGCAAAACACATATGCTccaaaaaaacactctgagtcTGTACCTCTTGGTTTTTTGCCAAGACCACCACAGAGTTGTTTGCAGGGAGTAACCAACCGTGGATAACTGAGGGGCTGAAGTGGCTACTGTACTTTTTCATCCCTCTAAAAACGTGTTTCCTGCTTGCAGCTTCCCCATTTAAAGTTCTTGCTGTGCTTAAGGTTTTGGTGAAACCTTCACTGAATGTGAATGCTCCTCTCTCTGTAGAGACGACCACGGCTTCAGCCCTCTCCACTGGGCGTGCAGGGAGGGCCGCTCCAGCGTGGTGGACATGCTCATCATGAGAGGGGCTCGCATCAATGTCATGAACCGTGGAGACGACACCCCCCTGCACCTGGCTGCCAGCCACGGACATCGTGACATCGTAGGAAAGGTAGGGCTCATGTAAACGCTGCTGCATGCACACAGAAGTGCAGCAAGAGGTTCCCTCCCACGGTTTAACCATCATCCCTTAACTCCTTGTTAAAACCTTTTCTGCTTCATAATATAAGTTTcctctttattaaaacattaaaaactttCTCTGACCTCTTTTTCAGAATAAATCTTTTAGTGTGCCTAAAATTGAATTTTTCCCCTTCTCAACTAGACTAATAAACTCTACCTAACATGTTTTGCACACAGGTGTTCAGATCTCACAGTCCAATAAAATGATGCATCTCCTCAAGTTTGGTCATAAAAACAGGATATTATGAAACTGAAAAATGATGACATCTGAACAGCAATTATGAACACAAAGGTCTTGTCTGTTCTTGCAACTCCACCATCAGCAAGAAAAAGCAAGTGGAGCAAGCCTGATTTTCAAACCTGCCCTACACCTAATCAAATGTTCAGGACAGATCAaaatatttcagatttaaaaaaaaaaaaacttacaatATGTAATTTATTCTTACTGTGTTTGAGGTAGTCCTCTTGTCTTGCTACTCTTTGAAAGCCTTCTTATAAGGGTTAGCCATTAGGACTAATTGGCTGCAAGCTAAATCTATAGCAGATGGATAACTTTTCACCCATTATATTTCTGTAAAATGAGAGCACTAGAAGAACAAGTCTACTATTTAAAGTAAGGTTTGTACACAAAGCAGTAGCTGCAATACAACCAGCAGTACAGTCATTCATTTAATGATAGTCTGTGGACGAATCCCCAGTATGTCACATGTAATATTTGTATATACTGTGTGTACATTTAGGGAGATGCAGCATTCACTTTGATGAATGCTTGTTTTGTAAAACAGATAGACCTCACatattgtaatttatgtttaaagacattCATTCTATTCTCTGAACAAACAGGAACATGCTGTATCAAAGTGTTAGGTATGCCATCAGTGCTTTAGAGTGTCTGACTTAGAGTTGCTGCCAGGCAGCTATTGAGTTTAATATTAGGCATGTCTCAATACCTCTGGTATGTGTCCACAGGCGAGATGAACCTCCATGATTTGTGTTTGCAGCATTGACACTCATCTCTGTGTACAGCTCAAACAAGACCTGAGCAGCTTTGTTTATCACATAATCTTTTGTTTCTGCCTATTTTAGCTGATCCAGTGCAAAGCAGACACGAACGCAGCAAATGAACATGGAAACACACCTCTGCATTACGCCTGCTTCTGGGGCCAAGACCAAGTGGCTGAGGTCAGTGCGCCCCCTGGTGGTCTTAAACTGAGACTGATCAATTTTATGATGAAGCATTAAATGTTGCTGACACAAGTCTTACTTTTTTACTCAGGACCTGGTCACTAATGGGGCTCAGGTGAGCATCTGTAACAAATACGGAGAAACCCCAATGGACAAAGCAAAACCACACCTGAGTGAACTCCTCAGAGGTATCCAGACAACACATCGACCTCTTTCTCACGTATCAGTGTGCCTTTGATTCTCTTTTTGATCAATTGTCGTAATGCGTTATCTCTGTCCCTCCACCACACAGACAAGGCTGAGAAAATGGGACAGAACTTGGCTAAAATTCCCTTCAAGGACACGTTCTGGAAAGGCACCACCAGAACTCGACCCCGtgagtttcacacacacataaaccagTTTATTAGCAGACCAGTTTCCATCAGTTGGTTTGGTCTGAGCGGTGcatgaaagggaaaaaaaggttcCGTACTGGCGCTGGCACCATTACTGGCCTTTATGTAGTGTTTGAAAAGTTGACCACTTTTCCGTCTGCTTAGCATTTTGCTAAATGTCACATGAATAATGAGGCTTTTGTCTGAGCTTTAACTTGCCACTAATGTTTCTCTCAATCTTGTGTTGTTAGGTAATGGCACTTTGAACAAACATGCAGGCATTGACTAcaagcagctctctctcttgGCTAGAATAAATGAGAACCAGTCTGGAGAGGTAGTTTATCTTCTTATTTTTACTATTTAAATGAACTTAAAGGCTGCTGAAGATCACTTCtaactttgtatttatttatttattccctGTCAGCTGTGGCAGGGACGCTGGCAAGGAAATGAAGTTGTAGTTAAAGTGCTCAAAGTTCGTGACTGGACCACGAGGAAAAGCAGAGACTTTAATGAGGAGTATCCCAAACTCAGGTTAGTATCTAATCCTCACTTCTCCACACCTTCTGTGTTCTGTACTGTTGTTGTCTCCcatttgtctgtttgcattGTGTTGAACCAATCTTTatgtattctttatttttggGAGGTGCTGCATCTCACACAAGTCTGTTTGTATCAAATCCTACGTgggtttgcctttttttgtccgtctgtctgtctctctcccctgtccCTCCCTCTTGGGCTCCATCCCAGGATATTTTCCCACCCAAATGTCCTACCCATGTTGGGAGGATGTcagtctcctcctgctccccaCCCtatcatcatcacacactggATGCCTTATGGCTCCCTCTACAACGTGCTGCATGAAGGCACCAGTGAGTACCACCACTCTGGTCACAAAGCTGTACTTGTCTCCACTGTTGATGGGTTTTATAATTATCATTTGATTTATTGCTCTTGTGCATTTGTCATTATGCTGTCGTCACCTTTATTACAGCAGCAAGTTCAGTGTCGCCCTATCTTGTGTGGGAAACCAGAGTGTCCTaaacctgcttttgttttttatcctgccGTCAGACTTTGTGGTGGACCAGACACAGGCGGTGAAGTTTGCGCTGGACATTGCATGTGGGATGGCCTTCTTACACACTCTTGAACCCATGATCCCTCGCCACTATCTCAATAGCAAGAGTGTTATGGTAAGAAGATATTTGAGTGTAGAATTCAGGCTCATAAAAGTATTGATTGTATGTAAATGTTAATCGTTGAACGTATATTTTGTGTTGCCTTTAAACACAGAGAACTGCAGAAGAAGGAAATGTCTGTTACAATTTGAAGTCCCCTGTTTCCACAGATAGATGAAGACATGACAGCAAGGATCAGCATGGCAGACGTCAAGTTCTCCTTCCAGTGTCCCGGCAGGATGTACTCGCCTGCATGGGTGGCCCCGGAGGGTAGGCATCACTCAAACAGCACAGATCAGAAGTGACAGCTGAAGCCACAAAAGCTCCAGAGTAAAAGATTGAATGCTGGGAACTCTAGACTCTCTCAGAGTTTAATGCAATTTTGCAGCCGATATCCTGGGAGATTGGGTGAAATTTGAGCATGTTTGAAACATAAACAGATTTATGAAATGTGAATATAAACAGGgatgaaacaaacatcaacaaggaTTCACAGAGGAGGATTGGAGTTTACAGAGCAGTTTGTGGAGCATGATGGAGACGTAGTATGTGTAGGGTGCAGGGGATATGTTGCGACCAGTTGCCATAGAAACAACCATGCAGCATACATGCGGTGGTTAGTGAGTCATGAAATTGAGAGCACAAAATGCTTGCCActgaaacatttacagtttacatgtttttgaatCCAGCACCAACTGAGGGATGTGCATGGTGTTTTTGGAATTCAATCGTTGTATATAAAAAGCATTAAGtaatgtttcatttagaaagtatactaaatatttaaatcttACAGTCATCATACTGTTTGGGTATTTGCACTCAGCCCCTGCATTACTATGGTAGATGGGGTAGTGTCTGTTGTGAAGGGTTTTGTGTTACATTAACTTGTTGCCCTTTTCAGCTCTGCAGAAGAAGCCTGAAGAGATCAATCGTCGGTCAGCAGACATGTGGAGCTTTGCTATCCTGCTGTGGGAGCTGGTGACCAGAGAGGTGCCGTATGCAGACCTGTCCAATATGGAAATAGGCATGAAGGTTAGCAGAGCCATCTTTTCCTTA
Coding sequences within it:
- the LOC109994613 gene encoding integrin-linked protein kinase: MDDIFTQCREGNAVAVRLWLDNTENDLNQGDDHGFSPLHWACREGRSSVVDMLIMRGARINVMNRGDDTPLHLAASHGHRDIVGKLIQCKADTNAANEHGNTPLHYACFWGQDQVAEDLVTNGAQVSICNKYGETPMDKAKPHLSELLRDKAEKMGQNLAKIPFKDTFWKGTTRTRPRNGTLNKHAGIDYKQLSLLARINENQSGELWQGRWQGNEVVVKVLKVRDWTTRKSRDFNEEYPKLRIFSHPNVLPMLGGCQSPPAPHPIIITHWMPYGSLYNVLHEGTNFVVDQTQAVKFALDIACGMAFLHTLEPMIPRHYLNSKSVMIDEDMTARISMADVKFSFQCPGRMYSPAWVAPEALQKKPEEINRRSADMWSFAILLWELVTREVPYADLSNMEIGMKVALEGLRPTIPPGISPHICKLMKICMNEDPAKRPKFDMIVPILEKMQDK